In one Dreissena polymorpha isolate Duluth1 chromosome 7, UMN_Dpol_1.0, whole genome shotgun sequence genomic region, the following are encoded:
- the LOC127839352 gene encoding uncharacterized protein LOC127839352, which translates to MPNIPKFTALFTENVGYAFDLMTIKPNQLHLLYHMKPFYESLYGAHIEAADTKKKYLKVKQTEPADGSKESLAEGVAATVEDLEEVLKKRLAMIESWTCVDGENTGRSVRDVGAESDEKKGAKVE; encoded by the exons ATGCCCAACATACCAAAATTCACTGCCTTGTTCACAGAAAACGTTGGCTATGCATTCGATCTTATGACG ATAAAGCCCAATCAATTACATCTCCTATACCACATGAAGCCATTCTATGAGAGCCTGTATGGAGCACACATTGAAGCAGCGGACACGAAAAAGAAGTATTTGAAAGTGAAACAAACTGAACCCGCTGATGGCTCTAAAGAAAGTCTGGCAGAGGGTGTGGCAGCTACAGTTGAAGACTTGGAGGAAGTGCTGAAGAAAAGACTGGCAATGATAGAGAGCTGGACATGTGTAGATGGGGAAAATACAGGCAGAAGTGTCAGAGATGTGGGTGCAGAATCGGATGAAAAGAAGGGTGCAAAGGTTGAATAG